The nucleotide window GACCTCGAAGATCCAAGTGTTCACCTGCCTGACAAAACTCGGTACCATGACTGTACTCCCCGTTGTCCGCCACATTATTGCCCATTTTATCACCGCCGTTTTGGGTTCGATACAACTCCGGGATCGCGTTGTATTCGAATGCGAGAAGTTCATTGATATCGAAATCGACCAAGAAATCCATGGAATTGTTGTTAGTATTATCCTCATTGATGGCTGAAGAAGAAGGGGTCTCACTAGGACTGTTGACTAGAGTTTCGGATTTGGGGTCTAAAGTATCAACATTGACGGCCTTGGTGCACTTCACTGCTTTGGTCCTAATCACATTGTGAGAAGAAACTTGGGGGGTATTTGGAGAAATATTCCTTTTTTGGCCTTGCATCCTTTTGCTTAAATTTGTGTTCCAATAGTTCTTTATTTCATTGTCTGTTCGCCCCGGTAATCTTCCAGCAATCAGAGACCACCTAAAAAGAAAACACAAATATTTTTAGCTTTTTGGCTTTATTTATTGAATGGGTTAATTCACCAGAAGTCCCTGAATTATTAGTTGAATTTTGAATTAATACTTAAAGTTCACGTTTTGAAGTTTAGAAAAGAGTTAACTACTACTATCATTATCACTCTAATAGAAAGAAGTTCACGGAATAGCTGTCAAAAGGATCTATTGGAAAGATACTCATGGGTTAATTTCACTAAAAGTCCCTAAACTATGagtcaaattttaaactaattctAATTAAGTATTTAATTAGGATTCCAATCCGTAGCAAATTAACGTTGGTCCTTTTGAAATGAAATTCAAAGTCACAAGATGGGATTTTTGGTGGGTCAGGCTTTCCCTttgttttttcttcattttaaccacAGAAAATTGTGGTTTAGCCATTAAAACAACAATAATTGAGAATTTTGGCATCAAAGGTTCATGAAAAGGATCTTTAAGGTGGGAAAAGTAAATCAGATTTCTTAAATGTACTAATTAGCCAACAATGATTACAGATCATCAATATCTTTCGCACACTTTAACaatatattaattttgatttCATTAATCTTAAAAGCAATAGATGAAaggttaaattataattttaatccttCAATTATGCTcaaattattttaacatatttttccTTAAAACATGCTTCCCAACACACAAAAATCCAAGTAGCATGATGAGGTGAAAGGTATGCTTTTAAGAAAAACTCATATAAACTCTCAAGAAGAGAGTTAGAACGTTGGAAACCGCCTCGAATATTGACCGTAAAACAAAGTGAAATATATGCCTAAAAAATCCAAGTAGCATGATTAATTGAAAGagaaatttttaagaaaaatccaTATCAACTTTTTAACCATATTATACCAAATTAAGGTACtaagattaaatctcaaattagAGCAAAGTAGAGGCACTAAAACCCAAATTTGACCAAAAGAGAGAAGAAAAGTGAAGTTTACCTGTTACCAAGGAGCTTGTGTAGTCTAATAATGAGCTCTTCTTCTTCAATAGAGATGTTCCCTCTCTTAATGTCCGGCCTCAAGTAATTCAGCCACCGGAGCCGGCAACTCTTCCCACATCTCTTCaaccctatatatatatatcaagttaCAAATTAAACTCCGAAATCATACAAAAGCTTGGGTCAATGCTATTCTATCAAAGTTTCGAGTTGGTATATTATAGACAGAAAAACAATACTAGAAGAGCTTTGTCCAGTTTAGGATCTTCCTCAGCTCAAACAGAATAATAAGTATATTTTCCGTGAAATTTAGCAGGACTATACCAGCTTTTTGAGGAAGGTCTCTCCATTTGCCTTCACCATGGATGGTGATGTAGTTTTTGAGGATTTGGTCTTCATTTGCAGTCCATGCTCCTTTGTTAAGCCCTTCTTTGGCACAGCAAGGCCTCCTCCCCATATTTTTACACAGACACACAGTCGCTCTCTCTTTGAGTACtggatttcttcttcttcttattataATTGTGGGTGGACGTCATTTTCTGGTGATTTATGGGGTATTTATATAGGGAAGCCGTTTAAACTACTTATACGTAACACCGTATACTGGGGGTTGATGTTTGCATGTATAAAGGAACCCCAGGCACTCTGAATTATTGAGTAAAAAAAAAGGGCAAACTGCACTCGAGGTTATTGAACTATTAGTAAATCTATGTTTTAGTTattcaactttaaaaagttacaaaatagtcactgaaccatttaaaagttttcatttaagtccctAGACTGTTAAAATCGTTGTTGATGAAATAGCTTTAAACATTATGAATTTGcgaatcaaaatctaaataaCTTTCTTCTTCTATATCCAACACTGATCGTTAAATTAGTTTGGATCTAAAGTATATTCTTTTACTCGTTGATGGGTATTGATTTGTTATACCGATCATTAAATAATTGTTTGAAGCTCACTAgctaaactttttaaaaaaaaaaacttaacaatcaaattacttaaataaaaacttttgaataatttaataacttaaatgaaaactttagaATAGTTTAATGCCCATTTTGTAACATTTTGAAATTTAGTGTCCCATGTCCAAAAAATTCATATTCAAATTCCAATTTGACTCGGTCCGATTGATTCTGCTTACactaattaaatatataaaaaatatttcaatttaaatttGAGTTGGGTTGGTTCAAAGTCAAAATACCTAGTCCAAGGTTCAACCCACATATATGTATCAAACTTATGCCCACTTGATTTATGTACAAGTCTAATTCCAATGCTATATCAGTCTCTTATATATGTATGAGTTTAGAGAAACTTTTGAACCGATGAAAATAcgctttattattaattatattaataaattgaagttagaataataatttattagtattattatgtgataataataaaagtaatattaattaatatgatagtatattaatgtgaaattaactaatttgatatttttaataaaaatttatacttagaaaaacataatatagtattaattATTCTGTATTTGAGATTTTTAGTCATAGGTTTACAATTATTtggttttaataatatttaaataattgtgAATGTTGTTTATCATTGTGTTATGAAATATTATGTCAAAGGAaataaagtattaaaataatagtttttgtaattgaattttaactcattttagaattataaattattttatctaattacTTAATATTTACTACCGCTTGTTTCAcactttttgtttttattatttttaaaatgttattttattttctcaattatttttcaaaattaatgggcTTTTATTATAAATTAGATCAATTCTCATTTAATTagcaaatatatattttaaaaattataaaaatatattatttaataaatttaaaataaacacgTAAAATCAATGTAATGCATGTGATTTGGGAACTAGTATGACTTAAATGTGTAatattctcatcaaaataaatttaattaattaagggTCCGACAATTtcacattttttaaaaaaagtaataataatagttCGGTAAACTGTAGAAGAAAAAGGGAATGAGAGCTTTCAATTGGTGTAGATGGTGTGAATAGAGAAGGTCATACAACAGTGATTTTAGTAactcaatgacttaaatgaaaacttccgaataatttagtgatcattttgtaactttttaaaattaagtaacCGAAATTCAAACTTATTTATACATTTATAAAGCCCTTTACTAAGTTGGTGTCACCCATCAATGGAGTCTCAACTCAGTTAGGGAAATTCTTTTGATGTCCCTttcacatttaaaaaaaaaattatttgagagtactttagtctttttattaaaaaaaccaACAATATGTGCATAGGATGAGATTTGAACTCATGCCAATTAAGTTAGCAAAACTTTAAATTTACCGGGCAATCAAAGTATCATTTTAATATttgtatacattttaattttaatatgcaCATTTTATTACTTTCATCAATTGTACGTATTAATAATGTTATTGATTGAAATGGAGTTACAAATTAACTCGACACCAACTTAGGGTTGATGACAACACTATGATAAATAATTGTATCCATTTCGTAATCTTAATCTAACGTATTCATGTGTTTATATTTCGCTTTCATTACCGCTTATTCTAGtttttttattattctaatattttacatatttcatgtgttattaattagttttaaatcatacatttcattgtttatcatatattatttttaaacacaaatcCATATTTTAAAACCATAATTTCTACACGCATACACGTGCGATAAACttctaaattattatttaattgtatTGATTGACGTTTACTTGGGTAATGGCTATTCAATATCACAGAGGAAAACAAGTGCCCCCGCCCCATGTGCAAAAGAAATCTGCTTTTCTTTGTTTCCTACAATTACTGTACGACTGCTTTTCGAGGCTCATTAGTTGAGGGATTCACGTTTTGAAGTTACaagtttgagaccacaaattcaaattctttttaataatatattctGCATGCAAACAAAAAGAAAGGGGAGAAAAACACTGTATATTCATCACAAATCATCACCATCATATTGAAAAGTCAATGCTTGTGTGAAATTACTAATGAAAAGCTTAATTTCTTTGTCTCTTTCAATTAGTTCAATAATTACATTGTTAATTAACACTTGTTGAATGCATGGGATTCacgtgtgtgtgtatatatatatattgacagATAACACTGAAACGTGATAGGTGTGTTTAGAGATATAGaatgattcttttattttatttttaaacggtaaatttaagatttaacttcataataaaattaataagtgTTAGATGTAGTAGTAAGACACATTGGATGTAGGTTTAAATTTTAGAGACAATATTATTGAAAGGGGTAGCCATGAATCTCTAACATAGACTTTAAAATGGGTATGaacaatacaaaaaaaaaaaaagaatgaaagaaaaagatataGATATTTTCATCGATATATAGGGTTTTTTTTTTGGTATAATGATATATCTAGCTTTTAACGTTGATATCTTTTGTCAATTtgatatttcttcttcttcttcttctttttggagttaaatttaataattaatcttTCAAAAAGAGTCAAGtcatttttttaatgaaaatgactgaaacattattttttaacaatattGACATGGCAACCCGCGTGGTAGTCCACTATACTTCATGTTAGGTTacatcaacaaataatttaaaattttaaaaaattcaaaaaaaaaaagaaaaaaaagaagaagcatgAAGTGCTTGTAGATTGCCATGTAACCtaccatgtttaaaattttattattttagttagtATTTTCATTAAACAAATAGAAATTCAAGCCTTTTTAAAAGGTTGagagtcaaacttaactaaaaaaaaaaagaataaggtccaaatttaaaacaaatataaacGATATTTAAATTAGGCATCATCCCAAAATTCCTAAAGTGGAACATATTACGCACTTAAATGCATCAAATTCACGTTTTTCTAAATTTATCCAACAACAATGATATGAATCAAACTAAAACtcaattaatatataattagttTAGTAAACCAGGGCATCCATCGCCAACAGTCATAAATAATCCACTTGTTGCGGGTGCTCTCTGAAGAGATAAACAACTGACCATGAAATATGTTCCATTCTCATAAACAAGGATCGAACCTTCAACCATATAATTAAGGGATGAGGCGAGCAATCCCCACAaccatataattaaatatttttagcaCTACAACATAAGAATAattatataaagattaaatttgaattttaaaataattaaaatgttaacTTGTGATACGTGGAAATACGAGATTGGATATGTTGTACATTAATGTTGAATGATAGCGTTTGAAGGCATGGCCTCCCTTGCTCCAATTAGAGAGCGACAATAGGTAGGTATCATCTATTGCTTAAAAACCATGCAAAAACAACATCACGTACATCGACGTTACTTCCACGATGCATGGTAACGTACGTGCTAATTAAGCTtataaaaacaaagaaataaattaataacattgGAACATGACAATAGCCAATAGATCAATAGTTCCTTTGCAATCCAATTTcactaatttaaattaaattttaattataaaaacaaagaaataaattaataacactGG belongs to Gossypium arboreum isolate Shixiya-1 chromosome 7, ASM2569848v2, whole genome shotgun sequence and includes:
- the LOC108470711 gene encoding transcription factor MYB1-like, producing the protein MGRRPCCAKEGLNKGAWTANEDQILKNYITIHGEGKWRDLPQKAGLKRCGKSCRLRWLNYLRPDIKRGNISIEEEELIIRLHKLLGNRWSLIAGRLPGRTDNEIKNYWNTNLSKRMQGQKRNISPNTPQVSSHNVIRTKAVKCTKAVNVDTLDPKSETLVNSPSETPSSSAINEDNTNNNSMDFLVDFDINELLAFEYNAIPELYRTQNGGDKMGNNVADNGEYSHGTEFCQAGEHLDLRGLESYLNLEDEWIN